A stretch of the Teredinibacter haidensis genome encodes the following:
- the cysC gene encoding adenylyl-sulfate kinase, translating into MANIVWQDHVVTKQQRSEQKGQKPCLIWFTGLSGAGKSTIANELELELYRRGQHTYILDGDNVRHGLSKDLGFCDADREENIRRIGEASRLFVEAGLIVISAFISPFRSDRRIARELFAPGEFIEVYMSAPLTVCEARDPKGLYKKARCGDLKHFTGIDSPYEVPEDAEVSLNTAQKSIKACVKQIIDYLIAHDRIK; encoded by the coding sequence ATGGCTAACATTGTTTGGCAAGATCATGTTGTCACTAAACAGCAAAGATCCGAGCAAAAAGGGCAAAAACCCTGCCTGATCTGGTTTACAGGTTTGAGCGGGGCTGGTAAATCGACCATTGCGAACGAACTGGAGTTGGAGCTTTATAGGCGAGGGCAGCATACCTATATTCTTGATGGCGATAATGTTCGTCACGGCCTAAGTAAGGATTTGGGGTTTTGCGATGCGGACAGGGAAGAGAATATACGTCGTATCGGAGAAGCGTCTCGCCTTTTTGTCGAAGCAGGGCTGATTGTCATAAGTGCTTTTATTTCCCCTTTTCGATCAGACCGACGAATTGCGAGAGAGCTTTTTGCTCCTGGAGAATTTATAGAAGTCTACATGTCGGCACCACTCACCGTTTGTGAGGCGCGCGACCCTAAAGGATTATACAAAAAAGCTCGGTGCGGCGATTTAAAGCACTTTACGGGAATAGATTCTCCCTATGAAGTACCCGAAGACGCGGAGGTTTCACTAAACACCGCACAAAAAAGCATAAAAGCCTGCGTTAAACAAATTATTGATTATTTGATAGCTCATGACCGAATTAAATAA
- the pheA gene encoding prephenate dehydratase, translating into MSDNNQTPNSQEQQELAELRDKIDAIDTQIGDLISARASCAQNVAEIKKRYAGEAFPNFYRPEREAQVLHKAMARNKGPLHDEEYARLFREIMSACLALENPVKVAYLGPEGTYTQQAALKHFGHSAQAVSLSAIDEVFREVASGASHYGVVPVENSTEGVVTHTLDNFLSSSVKICGEVVLRIHHHFLVSDITRTEHISRVYSHAQSLSQCRKWLDAHFPQAERIAVSSNSEAARRLKGEWNAAAIAGEIAAELYDLKSYAQNIEDQPDNSTRFLIIGSEDVGPSGNDKTSLVVSTRNEPGALHDLLEPFHHHKIDLTRVETRPSPTGTWNYVFFIDFSGHVQDNVVQAALQDVAKNVSDLKILGSYPKGVL; encoded by the coding sequence GTGAGCGATAACAACCAAACTCCAAACAGCCAGGAGCAGCAAGAACTGGCTGAACTGCGCGATAAGATTGATGCCATTGATACACAAATCGGTGACCTCATCAGCGCCCGGGCGAGCTGTGCGCAAAATGTAGCAGAAATCAAAAAGCGCTATGCAGGAGAGGCATTCCCCAATTTTTATCGCCCGGAAAGAGAGGCGCAGGTGCTGCACAAGGCAATGGCTCGCAATAAGGGGCCGTTGCACGATGAAGAATACGCGCGCTTGTTTCGCGAAATCATGTCGGCGTGTTTGGCGCTGGAAAATCCGGTAAAGGTTGCTTATCTGGGGCCCGAAGGCACCTATACTCAGCAGGCGGCACTGAAGCATTTTGGTCATTCTGCGCAGGCGGTTTCCCTCTCGGCAATCGATGAGGTTTTTCGTGAAGTAGCCTCGGGTGCTTCCCATTACGGTGTCGTGCCTGTGGAAAATTCCACGGAAGGCGTTGTAACTCACACCCTGGATAACTTTCTTTCCAGCAGTGTAAAGATCTGCGGCGAAGTTGTGCTGCGTATTCATCATCATTTTTTGGTTTCCGATATCACCCGCACAGAGCATATTTCGCGTGTATATTCTCATGCGCAGTCGCTTTCTCAATGCCGTAAATGGTTAGATGCGCACTTCCCGCAAGCCGAGCGCATCGCTGTCAGCAGCAACTCGGAAGCCGCCCGTCGTTTAAAGGGCGAGTGGAATGCGGCAGCGATTGCTGGTGAGATTGCCGCCGAACTCTACGATCTAAAAAGCTACGCCCAAAACATTGAAGATCAGCCCGACAACTCCACGCGCTTCTTAATTATTGGCTCTGAAGATGTTGGCCCGAGCGGCAATGATAAAACGTCTTTGGTGGTTTCTACCCGCAATGAGCCCGGTGCTCTACACGACCTATTAGAACCATTTCATCATCACAAAATTGATCTCACCCGTGTCGAGACGCGCCCTTCGCCCACTGGAACATGGAACTATGTGTTCTTTATCGATTTTTCCGGCCATGTGCAGGATAACGTTGTTCAGGCGGCTCTTCAGGATGTTGCAAAGAACGTGTCCGATTTAAAAATATTAGGCTCTTACCCCAAGGGCGTTTTGTAG
- a CDS encoding bifunctional prephenate dehydrogenase/3-phosphoshikimate 1-carboxyvinyltransferase, translated as MTELNKVVIVGLGLIGGSLAAGLRAAGVCKKIIGVARREETCSQAMSMGIVDQATTDLASIAGELGKGDIIFISVPTLTVGGIVRAIKNSVNGDVIVTDGASVKGSVRKDVKDIYGYFPPNFVLGHPIAGSEQSGVEASNPDLYIGHRVILTPVEENAPAAVAAVRSMWEWVGAEVLEMDVDDHDNVLAATSHLPHVIAFSLVDTLAHDSQNENIFRYAAGGFRDFTRIASSDAIMWRDIMLANKDSVIDAIDLFASNLSRLRAFIDQENATEITGVFTRAKFARDRFTKMLEHRAYSKSMQNSEEKNVVYTVAPGGSVKGKIRVPGDKSISHRSIMLGSLAEGVTHIEGFLEGEDALATLQAFRDMGVVIEGPNKGKVTVHGVGLNGLQAPTGPLYVGNSGTSMRLLSGILAGQTFSSELTGDISLSKRPMNRVANPLREMGAVIDTAEEGRPPMKIHGASKLKAIEYDMPMASAQVKSCLLLAGLYADGASSVTEPAPTRDHTERMLRGFGYSVQREGNKVTVASGGKLTATDIDIPADISSATFFMVAAAICPGSDITLTHVGVNPTRIGVINILTLMGANVELENKREVGGEPVADIRVQYAPLKGIQIPEEQVPLAIDEFPAILIAAACADGKTVLTGAEELRVKETDRIQAMADGLTSLGIDCETKPDGIVVNGGKMTGGSVESFHDHRIAMSFTIAALRASGEIRVNNCANVATSFPNFVELAKKVGISLEVNCS; from the coding sequence ATGACCGAATTAAATAAAGTTGTTATTGTTGGCCTGGGCTTGATCGGCGGCAGCCTTGCGGCGGGCTTAAGGGCGGCTGGCGTATGCAAAAAAATTATTGGCGTTGCTCGCAGAGAGGAAACTTGTAGTCAAGCAATGTCTATGGGAATTGTTGATCAAGCAACAACAGACTTGGCTTCAATTGCTGGCGAGCTTGGGAAAGGCGACATTATTTTTATCTCGGTACCCACGCTAACCGTAGGTGGTATTGTGCGGGCGATTAAAAACAGCGTGAATGGCGACGTCATTGTTACGGATGGTGCCAGCGTTAAAGGTAGTGTGCGTAAAGACGTAAAAGATATTTATGGGTATTTCCCCCCGAATTTTGTTTTGGGCCACCCCATAGCGGGTTCCGAACAAAGTGGTGTAGAGGCCTCCAATCCAGATTTATATATTGGCCACCGTGTCATTCTTACTCCTGTAGAGGAAAACGCTCCGGCAGCGGTGGCAGCCGTGCGCTCTATGTGGGAATGGGTAGGAGCTGAAGTGCTGGAAATGGATGTGGACGACCACGATAATGTTTTGGCAGCCACCAGTCATTTACCCCATGTTATTGCTTTTTCGCTGGTTGATACGCTCGCCCACGATAGTCAAAATGAAAACATTTTCCGTTATGCTGCAGGAGGGTTTAGGGATTTCACCCGTATTGCCAGTAGTGATGCCATTATGTGGCGAGATATAATGCTCGCAAACAAAGACAGCGTAATTGATGCAATCGATTTGTTTGCGTCCAATCTTTCACGTTTACGTGCGTTTATCGACCAGGAAAACGCCACCGAAATCACCGGTGTCTTTACCCGCGCAAAGTTTGCGCGGGATCGATTCACCAAAATGTTAGAGCACAGAGCTTATAGTAAATCTATGCAAAACTCCGAAGAAAAAAATGTTGTCTATACTGTTGCGCCTGGCGGCAGTGTTAAAGGAAAAATTCGTGTTCCTGGTGATAAATCCATTTCTCACCGCTCGATTATGCTGGGTTCACTGGCGGAAGGCGTAACTCATATTGAAGGCTTTCTAGAAGGCGAAGATGCGCTCGCAACACTGCAAGCTTTTCGCGATATGGGTGTTGTTATCGAGGGCCCCAACAAAGGTAAAGTTACCGTGCATGGGGTGGGTCTAAATGGGTTGCAAGCGCCTACTGGGCCGCTCTATGTGGGCAACTCCGGTACGTCCATGCGTTTGTTATCGGGTATTCTTGCTGGCCAAACCTTTAGCAGCGAACTAACCGGTGATATCTCTTTAAGCAAGCGCCCAATGAATCGTGTGGCTAATCCGCTGCGTGAAATGGGCGCTGTAATCGATACAGCTGAAGAGGGGCGCCCACCCATGAAAATTCACGGCGCCTCTAAATTAAAAGCCATCGAATACGACATGCCGATGGCCAGCGCCCAGGTAAAATCCTGTTTGTTGCTGGCAGGTCTGTACGCGGATGGTGCCAGTTCCGTAACGGAGCCAGCTCCAACGCGAGATCATACCGAGCGAATGCTGCGTGGTTTTGGTTACAGTGTGCAGCGCGAAGGGAATAAAGTAACGGTCGCTTCCGGTGGTAAACTTACGGCAACGGATATCGATATTCCTGCAGATATTTCCTCGGCCACATTCTTTATGGTGGCTGCCGCCATTTGTCCCGGTTCAGATATTACGCTCACGCACGTAGGTGTTAACCCTACTCGTATTGGTGTTATCAATATTCTGACGCTAATGGGGGCCAATGTAGAGCTTGAGAATAAGCGCGAAGTGGGCGGTGAACCGGTAGCCGATATTCGTGTGCAGTATGCACCTTTAAAAGGAATTCAAATCCCGGAAGAGCAGGTGCCTCTGGCTATTGACGAGTTCCCCGCCATACTGATCGCAGCGGCCTGTGCCGATGGGAAAACAGTATTGACCGGTGCAGAAGAGCTGCGCGTGAAAGAAACGGACCGTATTCAAGCCATGGCTGACGGTCTTACCTCTCTGGGTATTGACTGCGAAACAAAGCCCGATGGTATTGTGGTTAACGGTGGGAAAATGACTGGAGGATCAGTAGAAAGCTTCCACGATCACCGAATTGCGATGTCATTTACTATTGCGGCACTGCGAGCATCTGGCGAAATTCGCGTGAATAACTGCGCGAATGTGGCAACATCCTTCCCAAATTTCGTTGAACTGGCGAAAAAGGTTGGAATAAGCTTAGAAGTAAATTGTTCTTAA
- a CDS encoding TRZ/ATZ family hydrolase has translation MTNKIPVDLSLDASWILPVIPRERVYSDCSLLIKDDCIVAIVPSGKVEEQYIPRSRVDLGAQLLMPGLINCHGHAAMTLLRGYADDLPLETWLNEHIWPAESQWVDEAFVRDGSRLAIAEMMLSGTTCFSDMYYFPEACATAAHEAGMRAQIVFPVLDATNNWSKDADDAINKGLKLRDKYRSHPLIKIGFGPHAPYTVSDTALQKIATYAEELQAPIQIHLHETADEIERAIGRTGMRPIQRLQDLGLLTPLTQCVHMTQLDANDIDILQLSGAHVIHCPQSNMKLASGNCPTQTLLDNTINVALGTDGAASNNDLDMFAESQSAALLGKMVAGNPLAIDAATAIEMSTINGARALGIEDQVGSLEPGKQADIIAIDFSGVSSAPLYNPLSQLVYTASGSRVSNLWVAGEHLVQDYALARMNSTELKNHALKWQNTIQGHDGE, from the coding sequence ATGACCAACAAAATCCCTGTAGACCTGTCCCTCGACGCCTCGTGGATACTGCCCGTTATTCCCCGCGAGAGGGTATACAGCGATTGCAGTCTGCTAATAAAAGACGACTGTATTGTTGCGATTGTTCCCAGCGGGAAAGTTGAAGAACAGTACATCCCCCGCAGCCGGGTTGATTTAGGCGCCCAACTGCTGATGCCAGGGCTGATCAACTGCCACGGCCACGCCGCCATGACGTTATTGCGGGGTTATGCGGACGACCTACCTCTCGAAACCTGGCTGAACGAGCATATCTGGCCGGCAGAATCCCAGTGGGTTGATGAAGCGTTTGTGCGCGATGGCAGCCGGCTGGCCATTGCTGAAATGATGCTTTCCGGCACGACCTGTTTTTCCGACATGTACTATTTCCCGGAAGCCTGTGCCACAGCGGCCCACGAAGCAGGTATGCGCGCCCAGATCGTTTTCCCGGTGCTCGACGCTACCAACAACTGGTCCAAAGATGCCGACGACGCCATAAACAAGGGCTTAAAGCTGCGGGATAAATACCGCTCTCACCCGCTAATAAAAATCGGCTTTGGCCCCCACGCGCCCTACACCGTTTCCGATACAGCTCTGCAGAAAATCGCCACTTATGCGGAAGAACTGCAAGCGCCGATACAAATTCACTTACACGAAACTGCAGACGAAATAGAAAGGGCCATCGGCCGCACCGGCATGCGCCCTATTCAGCGCCTGCAGGATTTAGGGCTGCTGACACCCCTTACCCAGTGCGTCCATATGACGCAACTCGACGCGAACGATATAGACATCCTTCAACTGAGTGGAGCGCACGTTATTCACTGTCCGCAATCCAATATGAAACTGGCCAGTGGCAACTGTCCGACTCAAACCTTGCTCGACAACACTATCAATGTCGCACTGGGTACCGATGGCGCTGCCAGCAACAACGATTTGGATATGTTTGCCGAATCCCAGTCTGCCGCCCTTTTAGGTAAAATGGTTGCCGGAAACCCATTGGCTATTGATGCTGCCACTGCCATCGAAATGTCCACAATAAATGGCGCGCGAGCTTTAGGCATCGAAGACCAGGTTGGCTCGCTGGAACCGGGAAAACAGGCCGATATCATTGCCATAGATTTTTCGGGTGTCTCCAGCGCCCCTCTCTACAACCCTTTGAGCCAATTGGTTTACACAGCTTCGGGCAGTCGAGTATCCAACCTTTGGGTAGCCGGTGAACACCTAGTGCAAGACTATGCACTGGCCAGAATGAATTCTACCGAGCTAAAAAACCATGCCCTGAAATGGCAAAACACTATTCAAGGACACGACGGAGAGTAA
- the gyrA gene encoding DNA gyrase subunit A — protein sequence MGDIAKEILPVNIEDELKQSYLDYAMSVIVGRALPDVRDGLKPVHRRVLFAMSELNNDWNKPYKKSARVVGDVIGKYHPHGDSAVYDTIVRMAQPFSLRYTLVDGQGNFGSVDGDSAAAMRYTEIRMKKLAHDLLADLDKETVDFVPNYDGTEMIPAVLPTRVPNLLVNGSSGIAVGMATNIPPHNLFEVVQGCLALIDNSDITIDELMEYIPGPDFPTGAIINGRAGIIQAYRTGRGRIYVRAKADVETDEKTGRDTIIINEIPYQVNKARLIEKIAELVKDKKIEGISEIRDESDKDGLRVVIEIKRGEMGDVVLNNLFAQTQLQSVFGINVVALVNDQPKVLNLKELLEHFVTHRREVVTRRTVYLLRKARERGHVLEGLAVAIANIDEIIALIKASPSPAEAREALLARGWGTETISQFLQRAGADACKPDELGDEFGLRDGLYYLSLAQVQAILELRLHRLTGMEHDKLLGEYEEKLKLIAEYLEILGNPGRLMEVIREELEAVKEEYGDERRTDIQHSQQDLTVEDLITEEDRVVTISHGGYAKTQPLDAYQAQRRGGMGKAATAVKDEDFVEHMLIACTHDYLLCFTNAGKVFWLKVFQIPVAGRQSRGRPMVNLLPLEEGERITSILPVREFDEDLFIVMATSNGTVKKTPLPQFARPRSVGLRAIDLVEGDHLVGTSITDGSKDIMLLSSSGKAARFEEAQVRSMGRVSRGVRGIRMNEEHRVIAMLIPSDNGKVLTVSANGYGKRTEVSDFPTKGRGAQGVIAMQTSDRNGELVGATQVFDGDEIMMISDQGTLVRTRCDEISVLSRNTQGVRLIRVKDGEHIVGVERIAEQLDDAPEGEIDTEE from the coding sequence ATGGGCGATATTGCAAAAGAAATTCTACCGGTAAACATCGAAGACGAACTGAAGCAATCCTATCTCGATTACGCGATGAGCGTAATTGTGGGGCGAGCTCTACCAGACGTGCGCGATGGTTTGAAACCTGTACACCGTCGTGTGCTGTTTGCGATGAGCGAGCTGAACAACGATTGGAACAAACCCTATAAAAAGTCGGCCCGTGTGGTGGGTGACGTAATCGGTAAATATCACCCTCATGGTGATTCGGCCGTATACGACACTATCGTTCGTATGGCGCAGCCTTTTTCTTTGCGTTACACGCTGGTTGATGGTCAGGGCAACTTCGGTTCCGTCGACGGTGATAGTGCGGCGGCCATGCGATATACAGAAATTCGCATGAAGAAGCTGGCTCACGATCTGTTGGCCGATCTGGATAAAGAAACCGTCGACTTTGTACCCAACTACGATGGTACCGAGATGATTCCGGCAGTGCTGCCCACTCGTGTGCCTAACTTGCTGGTTAATGGTTCCTCTGGAATCGCCGTTGGTATGGCCACCAATATCCCGCCGCACAACCTCTTCGAGGTGGTACAGGGCTGCTTGGCCCTTATCGATAATTCGGACATCACCATCGATGAGCTGATGGAGTATATCCCGGGGCCAGACTTTCCTACCGGCGCCATTATCAATGGTCGCGCCGGTATTATTCAGGCCTACCGTACCGGCCGTGGCCGCATCTACGTTCGTGCGAAGGCCGATGTGGAAACGGATGAGAAAACCGGCCGTGACACCATCATCATTAACGAAATTCCGTACCAGGTAAACAAAGCCCGCCTGATCGAAAAAATCGCCGAGCTGGTAAAAGACAAGAAGATAGAAGGTATTTCCGAAATTCGTGACGAGTCGGACAAAGACGGTTTGCGCGTGGTTATCGAAATCAAGCGAGGAGAGATGGGCGATGTGGTGCTCAATAATCTGTTCGCCCAGACCCAGTTGCAGAGCGTGTTCGGTATCAACGTTGTTGCCCTGGTAAACGATCAGCCAAAAGTGCTTAACCTGAAGGAACTGTTGGAGCATTTTGTCACTCATCGCCGCGAGGTTGTTACGCGCCGTACAGTTTACTTGCTGCGCAAAGCCCGCGAACGTGGTCATGTGCTGGAAGGTTTAGCGGTTGCCATTGCGAATATTGATGAAATAATCGCTCTGATCAAGGCATCGCCATCTCCCGCGGAAGCCCGTGAAGCATTGCTGGCTCGTGGTTGGGGTACCGAAACCATCAGCCAATTTCTACAGCGTGCTGGCGCCGATGCCTGTAAACCAGATGAGCTTGGTGATGAGTTTGGTCTGCGTGATGGCCTCTATTATCTTTCGTTGGCGCAGGTTCAAGCCATTCTTGAGCTGCGTTTGCACCGCTTGACCGGTATGGAGCACGATAAGCTGCTTGGGGAATACGAAGAAAAACTGAAGCTTATTGCCGAATATCTCGAAATTTTGGGTAACCCTGGGCGTTTAATGGAAGTTATCCGTGAAGAGCTGGAAGCTGTAAAAGAAGAGTATGGCGATGAGCGCCGAACCGATATTCAGCATTCCCAGCAGGATTTAACCGTAGAAGACCTGATTACCGAAGAAGACCGTGTGGTCACCATTTCCCATGGTGGCTACGCCAAGACTCAGCCGCTGGATGCCTACCAGGCGCAGCGTCGGGGTGGAATGGGTAAAGCGGCAACAGCGGTGAAAGATGAAGATTTCGTCGAGCATATGCTGATTGCCTGCACTCACGACTATCTACTCTGCTTCACGAATGCGGGCAAGGTATTCTGGCTGAAAGTCTTCCAAATCCCTGTTGCGGGTCGCCAGTCTCGCGGCCGCCCAATGGTAAATCTATTGCCATTGGAAGAGGGTGAACGCATTACCTCGATACTGCCAGTACGCGAATTTGATGAAGACCTCTTTATTGTTATGGCCACATCTAATGGCACAGTGAAGAAAACGCCGTTACCTCAATTTGCTCGTCCGCGTTCCGTAGGTCTGCGCGCGATCGATCTGGTAGAAGGCGACCACTTGGTAGGAACCTCCATTACCGACGGCAGTAAAGATATTATGCTGCTGAGCTCTAGCGGTAAGGCTGCGCGTTTTGAGGAAGCGCAAGTGCGTTCAATGGGACGCGTTTCCCGTGGCGTTCGAGGTATAAGAATGAACGAAGAGCATCGCGTTATTGCCATGCTGATTCCCTCCGATAATGGAAAGGTGTTAACCGTCAGCGCGAATGGCTACGGTAAGCGCACCGAAGTAAGCGATTTTCCCACAAAAGGTCGTGGTGCTCAGGGGGTGATCGCCATGCAAACCTCCGATCGCAATGGCGAGCTGGTGGGTGCAACACAAGTGTTTGATGGCGATGAGATCATGATGATATCCGACCAAGGCACCTTGGTAAGAACTCGCTGTGACGAGATTTCTGTGTTGAGTCGTAATACGCAAGGCGTGCGCCTGATTCGTGTGAAAGATGGCGAGCATATTGTTGGTGTCGAACGAATTGCCGAGCAATTAGATGATGCGCCCGAAGGTGAGATAGACACCGAAGAGTAA
- a CDS encoding HAD family hydrolase — MTLAAVFFDLDGTLLDTAPDLANALNTLLLSREQEPLPFEVIRRVVSDGANAMLNLAFGKTPKDEGFDELRSALLQFYLQDLASLTEPFNGIENLLAQIACADIPWGIVTNKPWAYTEPLMESFEFLSAPTSIVCPEHVNERKPAPDALYLACQQVSCDPADAIYIGDHQRDILCGINAGMPTIAAGYGYINANDHHENWNADHSVNNASEIWPILKAYL, encoded by the coding sequence ATGACTTTAGCCGCTGTATTTTTTGATCTGGACGGTACCCTGCTGGACACCGCTCCCGACCTAGCCAATGCATTGAACACCCTGTTACTCTCCAGGGAGCAAGAACCCCTGCCCTTCGAGGTTATTCGTCGAGTTGTGTCCGATGGGGCGAATGCCATGTTGAATCTGGCGTTTGGAAAAACGCCGAAAGATGAAGGCTTTGATGAGTTACGAAGCGCGCTATTACAGTTTTATCTGCAGGATCTCGCTTCCCTCACAGAGCCCTTTAACGGCATCGAAAATTTGTTAGCGCAAATCGCGTGTGCCGATATTCCCTGGGGTATTGTCACTAATAAACCTTGGGCCTATACCGAACCATTGATGGAGTCTTTCGAATTTCTCTCTGCTCCCACCTCCATTGTGTGCCCAGAGCACGTTAATGAACGTAAACCCGCTCCCGATGCCCTCTATCTCGCCTGCCAACAGGTGAGTTGCGATCCCGCCGATGCAATCTATATCGGCGACCACCAGCGTGACATTCTCTGCGGCATCAATGCCGGCATGCCTACCATTGCCGCAGGTTATGGCTATATCAATGCAAATGATCACCACGAAAACTGGAATGCCGACCATTCCGTGAACAACGCCAGCGAGATCTGGCCCATTCTTAAGGCATACTTGTAG
- the cysD gene encoding sulfate adenylyltransferase subunit CysD, with the protein MSNEYTMTHLKQLEAESIHIIREVAAEFDNPVMLYSVGKDSAVMMHLAMKAFAPGKPPFPLMHVDTTWKFKEMIQFREQRIKDLGWDLIVHINQEGVDMEISPFVHGSAKHTDIMKTQGLKQGLDKYGFDAAFGGARRDEEKSRAKERVYSFRDKNHRWDPKSQRPELWNLYNGKVDKGESIRVFPLSNWTELDIWQYIHLEDIPIVPLYFAAKRKVVEKDGVLIMVDDERMPIEEGEKIEEKMVRFRTLGCYPLTGAVESTATTLPEIIQEMLLTKTSERQGRVIDHDSAGSMEKKKQEGYF; encoded by the coding sequence ATGTCAAACGAATACACCATGACACACCTCAAGCAGCTTGAGGCGGAGAGCATTCATATCATTCGCGAAGTTGCGGCGGAGTTTGATAACCCTGTAATGCTTTATTCCGTGGGAAAAGATTCCGCAGTAATGATGCACTTGGCCATGAAAGCCTTTGCGCCCGGTAAGCCACCGTTTCCGCTTATGCATGTGGATACGACATGGAAGTTTAAAGAAATGATTCAGTTCCGCGAACAGCGAATCAAAGATTTGGGCTGGGACTTGATTGTGCATATCAATCAGGAAGGTGTGGATATGGAGATCAGCCCGTTTGTTCACGGCAGCGCCAAGCACACCGATATTATGAAAACCCAGGGTCTAAAGCAGGGCCTAGATAAATACGGCTTTGATGCCGCCTTTGGTGGCGCACGCAGGGACGAGGAAAAATCCCGGGCGAAAGAGCGAGTCTACTCTTTTCGTGATAAGAATCATCGCTGGGATCCCAAAAGCCAACGTCCAGAATTGTGGAACCTGTACAACGGTAAAGTCGATAAAGGCGAAAGCATACGTGTGTTCCCCTTATCCAACTGGACTGAGCTAGATATCTGGCAATATATCCACCTAGAAGATATTCCTATTGTTCCGCTCTATTTTGCGGCCAAGCGTAAAGTTGTGGAAAAAGACGGTGTGCTTATCATGGTTGATGATGAGCGTATGCCCATTGAAGAGGGCGAAAAGATAGAAGAGAAAATGGTTCGCTTCCGTACCTTGGGTTGTTATCCGCTAACGGGTGCTGTGGAATCCACAGCAACAACCCTGCCGGAAATTATTCAAGAGATGCTGCTAACAAAAACCTCCGAGCGCCAGGGCCGTGTTATCGATCACGATTCAGCCGGGTCTATGGAGAAGAAAAAGCAGGAAGGGTATTTTTAA
- the ubiG gene encoding bifunctional 2-polyprenyl-6-hydroxyphenol methylase/3-demethylubiquinol 3-O-methyltransferase UbiG, protein MNTTTATQNVDESEIAKFERMASRWWDLNGEFKPLHDINPLRANYIDERAKVAEKNVLDVGCGGGILCEALYQRGANVTGIDMGAAPLEVAKLHGLESGAKVEYLQTTAEAFAQESPETFDTLTCLEMLEHVPDPGSAIKACTRLLKPGGDIFFSTINRNPKAYGFAILGAEYLLKLLPKGTHEYSKFIRPSELCAWARDAGLVVEDICGITYNPLTKKYRLNPNDVDVNYLLHARKVK, encoded by the coding sequence ATGAACACGACTACCGCCACCCAAAACGTCGATGAAAGTGAAATTGCCAAATTTGAGCGCATGGCTAGCCGTTGGTGGGATTTAAATGGTGAATTTAAGCCCCTGCACGACATCAATCCCTTACGCGCGAACTATATTGACGAACGCGCAAAAGTCGCTGAAAAAAATGTACTGGATGTTGGCTGCGGTGGCGGTATTTTATGTGAAGCCCTCTACCAACGAGGCGCCAACGTTACCGGTATTGATATGGGTGCAGCGCCACTGGAAGTGGCCAAACTTCACGGCTTGGAATCTGGAGCCAAGGTGGAATACCTGCAAACAACGGCAGAGGCTTTTGCACAGGAAAGCCCAGAAACTTTCGACACACTCACTTGCCTGGAAATGCTTGAGCATGTACCCGATCCGGGCAGCGCCATTAAGGCCTGTACCAGACTACTGAAACCCGGTGGCGACATATTCTTCTCGACCATTAATCGCAATCCAAAAGCCTATGGGTTTGCCATATTGGGCGCAGAGTATCTCTTAAAGCTGTTACCCAAAGGCACCCATGAATACAGCAAATTCATTCGCCCTTCCGAATTATGCGCCTGGGCGCGCGATGCCGGATTGGTGGTCGAGGATATTTGCGGGATTACCTACAACCCTTTAACAAAAAAATATCGTTTAAACCCCAACGATGTCGATGTTAATTATCTGCTACACGCAAGAAAAGTAAAATGA